One region of Haloprofundus salilacus genomic DNA includes:
- the lysS gene encoding lysine--tRNA ligase: MSVDDGADSTSTAADESGQGDGGETHHAFWADDVADEILARDPDDPIVIKGGISPSGVAHLGNFNEILRGYFVAEVLRERGYDVRQVFTSDDKDPLRKLPRKLADRDGTIVGLGDVDAGALGQNLGKPYTDIPDPFGEAESYAAHFAALIEADAERLGVPVEMISNTELYADGTFEPVVRHLLENADAAREVLTEYQSKVDDDYVPFNPVCGNCGKITETVTDIDLDAGTVDYVCTDMTAGDNTISGCGHEGTATFRKGKLPWRFEWPAQWQVLGVDFEPFGKDHAEGSWPSGNDIARNVLGIQPPVPMTYEWFTLNGEPLSSSAGNIVTVAEVLELAEPEVLRYFFALNPRRARDFDLRRLDLLVNDFDRFERIYFGEETDENLRPLADRAYPFLVDEVREERVRLPYTFAAVLGMVDDPELRVQMAKNEGHITDDTPEWAVEDAMERVEKARTWAERMDNEYNYRLQTEMPDVDLADDVAAALSDLADFVEEGHSGEEIQGEIYEAAKERGVETGDLFQAGYLLFFDQTQGPRLGEFLGELEEEFVVKRLRRTE, translated from the coding sequence ATGAGCGTCGACGACGGCGCCGACTCGACATCGACGGCCGCCGACGAGAGTGGTCAGGGAGACGGCGGCGAGACGCATCACGCGTTCTGGGCCGACGACGTCGCCGACGAGATTCTAGCGCGCGACCCCGACGACCCCATCGTCATCAAGGGCGGCATCTCCCCGTCGGGCGTCGCTCATCTAGGAAATTTCAACGAGATTCTCCGCGGCTACTTCGTCGCAGAGGTGCTCCGGGAGCGCGGCTACGACGTTCGGCAAGTGTTCACGAGCGACGACAAGGACCCGCTCCGAAAACTCCCGCGAAAGCTCGCCGACAGGGACGGCACCATCGTCGGTCTCGGCGACGTCGACGCGGGTGCGCTCGGGCAGAACCTCGGCAAGCCGTACACCGACATCCCCGACCCCTTCGGCGAGGCGGAGTCGTACGCGGCACACTTCGCGGCGCTCATCGAAGCTGACGCGGAGCGACTCGGCGTCCCGGTCGAGATGATATCGAACACCGAACTTTACGCGGACGGGACGTTCGAACCGGTTGTTCGGCACCTGCTCGAAAACGCCGACGCCGCACGCGAGGTGCTCACCGAGTACCAGAGCAAGGTCGACGACGACTACGTCCCGTTCAATCCGGTCTGCGGGAACTGCGGGAAGATAACCGAGACGGTGACCGACATCGACCTCGACGCCGGAACCGTCGACTACGTCTGCACCGACATGACCGCCGGCGACAACACCATCTCCGGCTGCGGCCACGAGGGGACCGCGACGTTCCGCAAGGGGAAACTGCCGTGGCGCTTCGAGTGGCCCGCCCAGTGGCAGGTGCTCGGCGTCGACTTCGAGCCGTTTGGCAAGGACCACGCCGAGGGCTCGTGGCCCAGCGGCAACGACATCGCGCGAAACGTGCTCGGCATCCAACCGCCGGTGCCGATGACGTACGAGTGGTTCACGCTCAACGGCGAACCGCTCTCGTCGTCCGCGGGTAACATCGTCACCGTCGCCGAGGTGCTCGAACTCGCCGAACCCGAGGTGCTCCGGTACTTCTTCGCGCTTAACCCGCGCCGCGCCCGCGACTTCGACCTCCGGCGTCTGGACCTCCTCGTCAACGACTTCGACCGCTTCGAGCGTATCTACTTCGGCGAGGAGACCGACGAGAACCTCAGACCGCTGGCCGACCGTGCGTACCCCTTCCTGGTCGACGAAGTACGAGAGGAGCGCGTTCGCCTGCCGTACACGTTCGCCGCGGTGCTCGGGATGGTCGACGACCCAGAACTTCGAGTCCAGATGGCGAAGAACGAGGGCCACATCACCGACGATACGCCCGAGTGGGCCGTCGAAGACGCGATGGAGCGCGTCGAGAAGGCCCGCACGTGGGCCGAGCGGATGGACAACGAGTACAACTACCGCCTCCAGACCGAGATGCCCGACGTGGACCTCGCCGACGATGTGGCCGCGGCGCTCTCCGACCTCGCCGACTTCGTCGAGGAGGGTCACAGCGGCGAGGAGATTCAGGGCGAAATCTACGAAGCCGCCAAGGAACGCGGCGTGGAGACCGGCGACCTGTTTCAGGCGGGCTATCTGCTGTTCTTCGACCAGACGCAGGGACCGCGCCTCGGCGAGTTCCTCGGCGAACTCGAAGAAGAGTTCGTGGTGAAGCGTCTGCGACGAACAGAGTGA
- the pyrH gene encoding UMP kinase: MRVVISIGGSVLAPELDARRVEAHAAAIESLAREGCELGTVVGGGGVAREYIDAARGLGANEVQLDQIGIDVTRINARLLIAGLGAGVNPAPAHSYEDAGEAIRRGDISVMGGVVPGQTTDAVAAALAEYVDADLLVYATSVDGVYSADPRSDDTAEKFEELTPEELVGVIAPMSTDAGSSAPVDLLAAKLIERAGMRTIVLDGTEPKRLERAVLHGEHEGTDIVPAGAGTEPTYWSQR; this comes from the coding sequence ATGAGAGTCGTCATTTCTATCGGCGGGAGCGTCCTCGCGCCGGAGCTCGACGCCCGTCGAGTCGAGGCACACGCCGCCGCAATCGAGTCACTCGCCCGCGAGGGCTGCGAACTCGGCACCGTCGTCGGTGGCGGCGGCGTCGCCCGCGAGTACATCGACGCCGCGCGCGGTCTCGGCGCGAACGAGGTCCAGTTGGACCAGATCGGCATCGACGTGACGCGCATCAACGCGCGTCTGCTCATCGCCGGCCTCGGCGCGGGCGTCAACCCCGCGCCGGCGCACAGTTACGAGGACGCCGGCGAGGCCATCCGCCGCGGCGACATCTCCGTGATGGGCGGCGTCGTCCCGGGCCAGACCACCGACGCGGTGGCCGCCGCCCTCGCCGAGTACGTCGACGCCGACCTGCTCGTCTACGCGACGAGCGTCGACGGCGTCTACAGCGCCGACCCCCGGAGCGACGACACTGCCGAGAAGTTCGAGGAACTCACGCCCGAGGAACTGGTCGGCGTCATCGCGCCGATGAGCACGGACGCGGGGTCGTCGGCTCCCGTCGATTTGCTAGCGGCGAAACTCATCGAGCGCGCGGGGATGCGCACCATCGTCCTCGACGGCACCGAACCGAAACGGCTCGAACGTGCGGTGCTCCACGGCGAACACGAGGGGACCGACATCGTCCCCGCGGGCGCGGGCACCGAACCGACGTACTGGTCCCAGCGATGA